From Puniceicoccaceae bacterium, the proteins below share one genomic window:
- the aspS gene encoding aspartate--tRNA ligase, whose protein sequence is MSTATQRTHHCSELTRDHNGQEVCLVGWIDSIRDHGGVLFIDLRDRNGLTQVLMHPSKQYSVELSALKPESVIGIRGIVEPRSAETVNPNMVTGEVEVLCETLHVFNISQTPPFPLDDEKAKKVGEDLRLRYRYLDLRRPSMQHALKVRHRASKIVHNYLDRQGYLEVETPYLFKSSPEGAREFLVPSRLNVGEFYALSQSPQQMKQMLMVAGLEKYYQIARCFRDEDLRADRQPEFTQIDIEASFVQREDIYTLIEGMLKELWKEILGIEIQTPFLRLTYQEAMNRFGSDKPDLRYPFELEDFSEAFRNSAFKVFQSVIASGGVVKAINIKGLADITQGELKALEDTAKSLGAKGLAFIKVENGEWKSPILKFFSDAEKQQLQETLHMEDGDIVFFAASDWQTACTILGRIRLDSVALLKKRSILTVSPDDYQFLWVVDFPLMLRDEETGKYAAAHHPFTAPLDEDIPLLDSDPKSARSKAYDCVLNGNEIGGGSIRIHEMSTQKKIFENVLAIPEDIVESRFGYMLEAFKYGAPPHGGIALGFDRLITILTGKDVIRDVIAFPKTQKGQDLMAKCPGPVEPKQLRDLRIQTSK, encoded by the coding sequence ATGTCAACCGCGACCCAACGCACCCATCACTGCTCAGAGCTTACCCGGGATCACAATGGACAGGAAGTCTGCCTTGTGGGCTGGATCGATTCCATCCGGGACCACGGAGGTGTTCTCTTCATTGATCTTCGAGATCGGAACGGACTTACCCAGGTCTTGATGCACCCCTCCAAGCAGTACTCCGTGGAATTGAGCGCATTGAAACCGGAATCCGTCATCGGAATACGGGGCATTGTCGAACCGAGAAGTGCCGAAACCGTCAATCCGAACATGGTGACGGGTGAGGTCGAAGTCCTGTGCGAAACCCTTCACGTCTTCAATATCTCACAAACTCCTCCCTTTCCGCTCGACGACGAAAAGGCGAAAAAGGTCGGGGAAGACCTGCGACTGCGCTACCGCTATCTTGATCTGCGGCGCCCGTCCATGCAGCACGCACTCAAAGTTCGGCACCGGGCTTCCAAAATCGTGCACAACTATCTGGACCGACAGGGTTATCTTGAAGTCGAAACGCCCTATCTGTTCAAGAGTTCCCCTGAAGGGGCACGCGAGTTTCTGGTGCCCAGTCGCCTGAATGTCGGAGAATTCTATGCGCTTTCACAGTCACCGCAGCAGATGAAACAGATGCTCATGGTGGCGGGACTTGAAAAATACTACCAGATCGCACGCTGCTTTCGCGATGAAGACCTGCGCGCTGACCGGCAGCCGGAATTCACCCAGATCGATATCGAGGCCTCATTCGTTCAGCGCGAGGATATCTATACCCTGATCGAGGGCATGCTCAAGGAACTCTGGAAGGAGATCCTCGGCATTGAAATCCAAACACCCTTTCTCCGGTTGACCTATCAGGAAGCGATGAATCGTTTTGGGTCTGACAAACCGGATCTGCGCTACCCCTTTGAGCTGGAGGATTTTTCAGAGGCATTCCGAAACTCGGCCTTCAAGGTATTCCAATCCGTGATTGCATCAGGCGGAGTCGTCAAAGCCATCAACATCAAGGGGCTTGCCGACATTACCCAAGGCGAACTCAAGGCGCTTGAGGATACTGCCAAATCCCTTGGGGCAAAGGGTCTGGCCTTTATCAAGGTCGAAAACGGGGAATGGAAATCCCCGATCCTCAAGTTCTTCTCCGATGCGGAAAAGCAGCAGTTGCAGGAAACCCTGCACATGGAAGACGGTGACATCGTGTTTTTTGCCGCAAGTGACTGGCAGACCGCCTGCACCATCCTGGGACGCATCCGTCTCGACTCCGTTGCGCTGCTGAAAAAACGAAGCATACTCACGGTTTCTCCTGACGACTACCAATTCCTGTGGGTGGTGGATTTCCCCCTCATGCTGCGAGACGAAGAAACAGGTAAGTATGCCGCTGCGCACCATCCGTTCACGGCTCCGTTGGACGAAGACATCCCCTTGCTCGACAGCGACCCCAAATCCGCTCGAAGCAAGGCATACGACTGCGTGCTCAATGGAAACGAAATCGGAGGGGGAAGCATCCGTATCCATGAAATGAGCACTCAGAAGAAAATTTTCGAAAACGTGCTCGCCATTCCCGAAGATATTGTGGAAAGCCGATTCGGCTACATGCTTGAGGCCTTCAAATACGGTGCTCCACCACACGGAGGGATCGCTCTCGGATTTGACCGATTGATCACGATCTTGACGGGTAAGGATGTGATCCGCGACGTCATCGCCTTTCCAAAGACACAAAAAGGCCAGGATCTCATGGCAAAATGCCCGGGGCCGGTGGAACCCAAACAACTTCGGGATCTGCGGATTCAGACAAGCAAATAA
- a CDS encoding ammonium transporter: MIALLKKKRLIHVFSGILLASFLFCMNLQAEDIVAEAAEAVEAAAAAAPDEDYLALVAKYGETFDFFTISNLWTLIAAALVFIMHLGFATLESGLTQSKNTVNILFKNVFIICMGLLAYAAWGFNAMYPGDFNGFFAMGSPLLAADYGGTDFSYGGTGLCMTGWSDFIFQAMFAATAATIVSGAVAERIKLPSFMVIATILVAVVYPISGSWKWGGGWLDANGFYDFAGSSLVHGFGGFAALAAVLVLGPRKGKYLPGGGIKPILGHSMPLATIGVFLLFLGWFGFNGGSVLSADPELVSLVFVTTALAAAAGGLATMFTAWIVGKRPDLSMSLNGILAGLVGITAGADSMGPWSAVFVGAIAGVIVVFAVLFFDRIKIDDPVGAISVHGICGIWGTVAVGIFGGGSLLWQIIGALSVAVFAFTVTLVITLVVKAAMGLRVSEEEEFEGLDIGEHGQEAYPDFGPSSH, encoded by the coding sequence ATGATAGCACTACTGAAAAAGAAGCGACTCATCCATGTCTTCTCAGGGATACTTCTGGCGAGTTTTCTCTTTTGCATGAACCTGCAAGCTGAGGACATTGTCGCCGAAGCCGCAGAAGCCGTCGAAGCGGCAGCAGCGGCTGCCCCCGATGAAGATTACCTCGCCCTCGTTGCTAAATATGGAGAAACCTTTGATTTCTTCACCATCAGCAACCTCTGGACTCTGATAGCTGCCGCACTGGTATTCATCATGCACCTCGGCTTTGCCACGCTCGAATCCGGTCTCACCCAGTCCAAAAATACTGTCAACATTCTCTTCAAGAACGTTTTCATCATCTGCATGGGTCTGCTGGCCTATGCCGCCTGGGGCTTTAACGCGATGTATCCCGGAGATTTCAACGGCTTTTTTGCAATGGGAAGTCCATTGCTGGCTGCCGACTATGGCGGAACAGATTTTTCCTACGGCGGAACAGGACTGTGCATGACCGGATGGTCTGACTTCATCTTCCAGGCCATGTTTGCTGCAACCGCAGCCACCATTGTATCCGGTGCTGTTGCCGAACGCATCAAGCTGCCAAGCTTCATGGTCATCGCAACCATTCTGGTGGCCGTCGTTTACCCGATCTCTGGCTCCTGGAAGTGGGGCGGAGGCTGGCTCGATGCCAACGGTTTCTACGACTTCGCCGGCTCCTCGCTCGTGCATGGTTTTGGTGGATTTGCAGCACTGGCAGCTGTTTTGGTGCTCGGACCCCGCAAAGGGAAATACCTTCCGGGAGGCGGCATCAAACCCATCCTGGGTCACAGCATGCCACTGGCAACCATCGGCGTCTTCCTGCTGTTCCTGGGCTGGTTCGGATTCAATGGTGGATCGGTGCTTTCAGCTGACCCTGAACTCGTATCCCTGGTCTTTGTCACCACAGCACTCGCAGCAGCAGCAGGTGGACTGGCGACCATGTTCACCGCCTGGATCGTAGGAAAGCGTCCGGATCTCTCCATGTCGCTCAACGGCATTCTTGCAGGTCTTGTCGGTATCACCGCAGGTGCGGACTCCATGGGTCCCTGGTCGGCAGTTTTTGTCGGCGCAATTGCAGGTGTAATCGTGGTCTTTGCAGTTCTGTTCTTTGACCGCATCAAAATTGATGATCCAGTGGGTGCGATTTCAGTACACGGAATCTGCGGAATCTGGGGAACCGTCGCCGTCGGTATTTTTGGCGGAGGCAGTCTGCTGTGGCAGATTATTGGCGCACTTTCAGTTGCCGTTTTTGCCTTCACGGTCACACTGGTGATCACACTCGTGGTGAAAGCTGCGATGGGACTGCGCGTGTCTGAAGAAGAAGAGTTTGAAGGACTTGACATCGGCGAACACGGACAGGAAGCCTATCCCGATTTCGGACCCAGCTCGCACTGA
- a CDS encoding P-II family nitrogen regulator translates to MKLIVAIIKPFKLEEVKEALSEIGIEGMTVTEVKGFGRQKGHTEIYRGSEYSVDFLPKVKVEIAVPDDIAKKTVETIVTSAKTGKIGDGKVFVIPIEESIRIRTGEEGEEAL, encoded by the coding sequence ATGAAACTCATCGTAGCCATCATCAAACCCTTCAAACTTGAAGAAGTGAAGGAAGCCCTTTCCGAAATCGGCATCGAAGGAATGACTGTCACTGAAGTCAAGGGTTTCGGGCGCCAAAAAGGACATACCGAAATCTATCGTGGCAGCGAATACTCCGTTGATTTCCTCCCGAAAGTCAAAGTTGAGATCGCTGTCCCAGACGACATCGCAAAAAAGACAGTCGAAACCATCGTCACCTCGGCAAAAACCGGAAAAATCGGAGACGGCAAGGTCTTTGTGATTCCCATCGAAGAAAGCATCCGCATCCGCACTGGGGAAGAAGGCGAAGAAGCCCTTTGA
- the pgl gene encoding 6-phosphogluconolactonase yields MKICNTPLGEVRVGSQEELFTTFAALLREVVEQTPYPPGVALTGGSSPKALFRWLAAHDSRLPEAKRDIIFSVSDERHVPIASDESNYGNAERLLLDPLGVTPDHRFPWDTGRTLNEAALWYEKLWSLSFGEGKAYDLCMLGMGDDCHTASLFPGSPLLDLASMDSDHRLFAALEVPGKGGRLTITPRGLEACARIVILVMGEGKADALKRVFDTQPASYSEIPIRLMNRFPGKVVWLVDEPAASGLSL; encoded by the coding sequence ATGAAAATTTGCAACACTCCCCTCGGCGAAGTTCGGGTGGGTTCACAAGAGGAACTTTTCACAACCTTTGCAGCCTTGCTCAGGGAGGTGGTAGAGCAAACGCCGTATCCCCCTGGCGTTGCGCTGACCGGCGGATCGAGCCCGAAGGCATTGTTTCGTTGGCTGGCGGCCCATGACTCAAGGCTACCAGAAGCAAAACGCGACATCATTTTTTCGGTCAGTGATGAACGACATGTGCCCATTGCTTCAGACGAGAGCAATTATGGAAATGCAGAGCGCTTGCTGCTCGATCCGCTTGGGGTCACTCCAGACCACCGCTTTCCCTGGGATACCGGACGCACCCTGAATGAAGCGGCACTCTGGTATGAAAAACTCTGGTCGCTCAGTTTCGGAGAAGGCAAGGCTTACGACCTTTGTATGCTCGGCATGGGGGACGATTGCCACACAGCTTCCCTCTTTCCGGGTTCCCCGTTGCTCGATCTAGCTTCCATGGATTCCGATCACCGACTGTTTGCAGCACTGGAGGTTCCGGGAAAAGGAGGACGCCTGACGATCACGCCACGAGGCCTGGAAGCCTGTGCCCGGATCGTGATCCTGGTCATGGGTGAAGGCAAGGCAGATGCGTTGAAACGGGTGTTTGATACTCAGCCAGCCTCCTATTCTGAGATTCCCATTCGATTGATGAACCGCTTCCCCGGGAAAGTGGTCTGGCTGGTGGATGAGCCTGCGGCCAGTGGACTTTCACTCTGA
- a CDS encoding PatB family C-S lyase, producing MIDFDVNIDRRNTGSLKWNKYAGTNILPFWVADMDFRSPEPVIEAMRERVDHGVFGYTLAEKHCTDAVLDYLESCHQWKVQAEWLVWTPGLVPAINLACRAFAKPGDGILTFTPVYYPFLTAPQYADQELQPIPLVLNEATEEWEIDFDRLEATVHSRSRILILSNPHNPVGKVFSRTEMERLAEVMVRHDLVLLSDEIHCDLILNDKAHVCAGSLGSELARRLIVMFAPSKTYNLAGLACAYLVIPDASLRATFQGSIRGILTEVNCMGYAACEAAYRYGEPWRRELLSYLDANREYLYETVHASLPGLKLYPMDATYLAWLDARELNLAQPAAYFERFGVGLSEGSGFQGEGFVRLNFGCPRSQLREGIERIRRGLASLG from the coding sequence ATGATAGATTTTGATGTGAATATCGACCGCCGGAATACCGGCAGTCTCAAATGGAACAAATACGCGGGAACGAACATTTTGCCGTTTTGGGTTGCCGACATGGATTTTCGTTCTCCTGAACCTGTGATTGAGGCAATGCGGGAACGCGTGGACCATGGCGTCTTCGGATATACCCTGGCGGAGAAGCACTGCACCGATGCGGTTCTGGATTATTTGGAAAGCTGTCATCAGTGGAAGGTGCAGGCGGAATGGCTGGTCTGGACGCCGGGACTGGTGCCTGCGATCAATCTGGCGTGCCGCGCTTTTGCAAAACCCGGTGATGGTATTCTCACCTTCACTCCGGTCTATTATCCCTTTCTGACTGCTCCCCAGTATGCGGATCAGGAACTGCAGCCCATTCCGCTGGTTTTGAACGAGGCTACGGAGGAATGGGAAATCGATTTTGACCGATTGGAAGCGACGGTGCATTCCAGAAGCCGCATTCTCATTCTTTCGAATCCACACAATCCGGTTGGCAAGGTGTTCAGCCGCACGGAAATGGAGCGGCTTGCCGAAGTGATGGTGCGACACGATCTGGTGTTGTTGTCCGATGAGATCCACTGTGATCTGATTCTGAACGACAAAGCCCACGTGTGTGCAGGTTCGCTGGGTTCTGAACTCGCCCGACGCCTGATCGTGATGTTTGCCCCTAGCAAGACCTACAATCTTGCCGGATTGGCCTGCGCCTATCTCGTTATCCCTGACGCGTCATTGCGCGCAACGTTTCAGGGATCCATCCGCGGGATCCTTACGGAGGTGAACTGTATGGGATATGCGGCATGTGAAGCGGCCTACCGCTATGGAGAACCGTGGCGCAGGGAGCTGCTGTCCTATCTCGATGCAAACCGGGAGTATCTTTACGAAACCGTGCATGCCTCACTTCCGGGACTGAAGCTCTACCCGATGGATGCCACCTACCTGGCCTGGCTGGATGCGCGTGAGTTGAATCTGGCTCAGCCAGCTGCCTACTTTGAACGTTTTGGTGTCGGTCTTTCCGAAGGCAGCGGGTTTCAGGGTGAAGGTTTTGTGCGCTTGAATTTTGGTTGTCCGCGAAGCCAGTTGCGTGAGGGAATCGAGCGAATTCGACGTGGGCTAGCATCTCTGGGTTGA
- a CDS encoding glutamate--tRNA ligase family protein, whose amino-acid sequence MRNQRVSQPGYVGRLAPTPSGWLHSGHACTFALASLRARQAGGLLRLRIEDLDLNRCKREYVDGILDDLEWLGIGWDPQPGYARGFVQQSEQLDRYQQELVRWARAGWIYPSQVSRRELREHPSAQLSPDGEIVFPPELREAECLQDWTPDSDGNCFRMNWRWKVPFGEAVRFHDLRSGSKSYVAGRDFGDFLVWSKDGMPAYEMAVVLDDIQGGINEVVRGEDLLVSTARQLLVYEKLGCPPPSWYHGPLVKDAKGVRLAKSFDSESIRSYRERGWTAVQFWEKIKAMGFPEVADWMDNCWDGSEARRDDRV is encoded by the coding sequence ATGAGGAACCAGCGTGTATCGCAACCCGGATATGTAGGGCGGCTCGCACCAACACCCAGTGGATGGTTGCACAGTGGCCATGCCTGCACCTTTGCCCTTGCCAGTCTTCGTGCCCGCCAGGCCGGGGGATTGCTTCGCCTGCGTATCGAAGACCTGGATCTGAATCGCTGCAAGCGCGAATACGTGGATGGGATTCTGGATGATCTGGAATGGCTTGGCATTGGGTGGGATCCCCAACCCGGATATGCCCGGGGCTTTGTGCAGCAAAGCGAGCAGCTTGATCGCTATCAGCAGGAACTGGTACGATGGGCGCGTGCGGGCTGGATTTATCCGAGTCAGGTGAGTCGCCGCGAGTTACGCGAACATCCTTCGGCGCAGCTTTCTCCAGATGGGGAGATTGTATTTCCGCCCGAACTTCGGGAAGCGGAATGCCTGCAGGATTGGACGCCCGATTCGGATGGAAACTGTTTTCGCATGAACTGGCGCTGGAAGGTTCCGTTCGGGGAAGCGGTGCGGTTTCACGATTTGCGCTCAGGCTCGAAATCTTATGTAGCGGGTCGGGATTTTGGAGATTTTCTGGTTTGGTCGAAGGACGGGATGCCAGCCTATGAAATGGCAGTGGTTCTGGATGACATCCAGGGTGGCATCAATGAAGTGGTTCGTGGCGAAGATCTCCTGGTATCGACAGCGCGACAATTGCTTGTGTATGAGAAACTGGGTTGCCCTCCTCCGTCCTGGTATCATGGACCGTTGGTAAAGGATGCCAAAGGAGTGAGACTCGCAAAATCGTTTGATTCCGAGAGCATTCGGTCCTATCGGGAGCGGGGCTGGACTGCCGTGCAGTTCTGGGAAAAAATCAAAGCCATGGGGTTTCCCGAGGTTGCAGACTGGATGGATAATTGTTGGGATGGCAGCGAAGCCCGTCGAGACGACAGGGTGTGA